Part of the Ornithodoros turicata isolate Travis chromosome 6, ASM3712646v1, whole genome shotgun sequence genome, CGTCTTTTCTTGTCTCGTGGTTTTCTTCCATCATGTAcaaccagctggcctgcatctcATCTCTTCTTCAAGGTAAATCGGAATCCACACCTGACGTGGCGTCACACTCTCGTTTGTTTGATTATCGCGGCGCCGGTTCAGTAGGTAGGGAGGTTTAGAAGGATTACAAGAGACTTAGCAGATTGGAACGTCTTTACGACAACAGTTCCGTAAAGAGGGTACGCCAAGCACCCGATTCCTTTGCAATGGCTGATATCACGTTGCTGGTCCGTTGGATTTCAaagctttttgttttgtttccgtggAACGCTTCCAATGCGTTAAAACGACCTAATGTGTGCTTCCTTTTTATTTCCCTGCCGCGCAAGCGGATACCGCTCTCTagcatctatctatctatagGGCCGCTTGCCCTTTCCACACCTGTGCGCGCACTTGTCATTCTGTTTTCCTCTTCTCTGGAGCGGAGAGGCGAGGAGGATTTTTGCACACAGACACGGCGATCTCCTGCaaccttcccgttaacagctgccgctgtaaaagaaagaataaaaaaaaaagcagacgaGGCCCTGTTCCACCTCAACCCTGTCGCATGGCAATGCCTTCTTGCCCTTGCGTTGtttccccccctctctcttccccTTTCCCTTGCACTAAATGCACGCAAGAAACTTTTTGCCACATTTTGTGCTAATATATATCTATCACAGGCCCTGCGGTACATGCAACTTTGCTATCGCGCACACAAACCACAAAAATTCATGTCCTGACGTCGATATCCCGAATTGAGTTCCTTAGAATTTGTTTATGTAACGGCTGTGAGCCAGGTATCCCTCCGTTAGAGGATCCCACAAAACAAAAACgtcatacagtcaaactcctttacaacgaaactcaggggacagcaaaaaaaattcgcagtaaaggtattttcgttaaaaaggatgtccattatgggacctatagggctccagcgggaccgcaaaaaaaaattgctgtagtggtaatttcgttaaaaaggtgttcgctataaaggagtttgactgtatatgcaAAGCAGCGTCCCGCTTCCTTTCCACcggcaaaacgaaaaaaaaaagtgaaaaggaaagaaggcggGAAAAACAGCGAAATGCGTTCTTTAAAATCTACCACCCAAACCTTCAAAACCCGACTTGGAGCGATTCCCAAACGccacacacaaagaaaataaaaaagaaaatccCGCCAACCCCCGTCGAAGCTGAGCACCAATGAAAAGCCCACGCGGTTTCCACCAATAAGAAGGACTCGATAGAATAAGCTCCTCCCTGTCTAGCGACTCCCGCTTCCGAATCACCTCCACCCCGCAGAGTTTAAACCGCAGGTTGTCCCCATTGCCATGCGGTGCGCCCGCTTCCACTAAAACGGTGCCAGTAAGAACGTGTACAATGTCGTTACACTGTTTCGGTTTCCCGCTGACCACAGCGCCCTGTTGCTTCGGAACGGCGGAGAACAGCAGCGTGCTTCGTAGTTCGACGACATCCGCTGGTCCCGAAAGGATATCGTTCTCGATTGAGAGGATTTTGTCGAACGAAGGTGATGTGTCGGACTCGGCGATCAGTGAGGTTCGCTCCGACGTTACGCGACCCGAACCGGGGAGCTTGTTCGAAGTCGCACAACCCTGGTGGACAATGGGGACAAACGGAAGAGTGCACGTGCAGAGGTTGTGGGGCCCAGCTGTGACTGTGCCGGCCTTGTATCCAAGTCCAGACCTTCTTGGTGAGTTCCTTCTACGTAACATGGCACCTGACAAGCTTGTATGACGTTCCCAAATCCTCGAGAAAGACAGGAACACTTGTAGGGTGCTTCGtgttcgggttttatgatttttcgaattcgggagggaaaaatcgggtgctatttataCTCgagaatttggggagaaatcgggcgctatgatATCTGTTTGATGTGTCGcgggggaattttcgggtgaaacgaaaggcatatgaaacaagccactgctctGACATTAGGACGAGAAAcaataatctttatatttccgcaaGTAtccaaacacttgcccgagctccacaaaagctcgtctttgactccttttggaggggatcataaaaggaggacaaataggttgtcacatatagctctctttgctgatattataattcacttttccgacggtttaccgagAACGCCAAGTTggaggaccgcaaggattttgGGGTTTACCCggattcttgaaaacttgttagTGGGGGGAGGGCGGAAATATCgtaaaaaatcgggtttaacccgacaACGAAGAACCCTACGCATATACACGCAGGATCACGAGGTATACGAGCTGCATGAAATTTACTTTTAAAAGTGTCTCGTTGTCGCATCTGTGCAGtccagtagcgtagccagaaaaatattttgggatgGGTTTTATACGGGAACTTTCGAACGAGCCATTTTCCTTTCCCAAATACACAACCACAGGTCACAGGCACGAGTTCCCTCCCCccctctggctacgctactATAGACTTTCATACTAAGAACGGCATTGCCGGTCCTTCTTTTCCTCAGAAGTCGACACAGTGTTTGAAACGTTGTATGTAGAATTTCTTCCGGGCATATTTGCTTTTGACAATGTTGTTTTCACATTAAATGTAATAAGAATATAGTATTATAAAGTTCTTCTTCAGCACCGGAGATGCCGTTCTTTGAACACGGCTATAGTGCAGCCCTTGCGTATGTGGTTGTGTGCGCCACTGTGTGTCCTCTACCTTGTCCGTCTCTTATCATCACAAATGTAAACTGCTAGttcataaaaaaataataataataatcgcgCTGTGATACCGAAAGTCCTCCAGTACCAAACGCCGTTCTTTTTCGTCACGTCATGACCATGTGCCATTCTTCTTATTTATTCATTACGGTCAAAGATGGGTCACATTACGTGCATGTATACTGGCATAGAAGGAAAGCAGGGTGATGGAACTGCTACTCCGACAGGAAAAGTCCCCACCAACACGGAATATCCTCTGgacgtacgaataatgtcctataACGGATTCGTAGTTCGTACAtccgatggatatctgagggaattccatcggacgtacgtattcggtgttgttgggggtgTATGTCTTTTGGGGTTTGTGTCCCGGTCTTACCACTATCATTTCATTCTACTCATTCTACACAACTTTCGACATTGTAAAACCGCAGTAGTTTACGTCATCCAATGTGTCCGTACACTATAACAATTAATCGATTCCATATTGGGGTGTGTTTCGTCGATCCCCAAGCCCACCTTACCAATCCCGCTTAAATCCTCACTTTAACCCGCTTTCCACCGCGTTCGATCTGTTAAAACGCCCGCGGCTCTTTTCGCAGCCGCCAGATAACTCCCCACACATTTACTGAgcaacggaaaaaaaaaaaaaagaataaataacTGCCCAAGACAAACAATCTCCAACAATGGGCCGCAAATTATAACTCCCGCCAAAATTGGTTTGGTTACGAGAATCCGTGTATAGCTTGGAGCCCAATAACAAGATTTTATGTCCCGATCGGATAACGAACGGGAAAAACCCTAATAAAGAATAAAGCGAAACGGTGcgagacgagaaaaaaaaagttttcctcCCCTCTAATCCTGGAACAGATTAAGCTGTGGGATTAAACCGACCGCGGATAATCGCGTTAAACCAAGCAGAAGAGAAAACCCGATGAAAGACCTCGGGATTATGTGTCGGTCTGCACGAAACGAGAAGTTCGTGgtgaaaaaatggaaaaaaaaaagagagaggagggccCGCACGGCACTGCTGAGGACTCAATCACTGGTGCATCTTCCTTCTGGTCTTTTGTTATCGGTTCATATGAAGCCACGGGGTCATCATTGAATGAAGAACCAATGGATCGTAAAGGTCTTTCCCAAACCTGGTACGAGGAGACGAACGCGGTACGCTGCCATAAGGTGGATGAAGAGACGCATTTCTTGAGGAGATTACGACCTGTATATAGCTGGGAGCAGTAAATAATACTATACGCATACAGTGTTTGATGTTCACATATGTTAGTGAGGAAGCAGGACGGTTTGCTCACTCTGAAGATCAGTGGACGGCATTGAATTCACTCCCTTCTTGTAAAAGGGGGCTTTGCCTTTGAACACGCTgcacattgtgtgtgtgtgtgtgtgtgtgtgtgtgtgtgtgtgtgtgtgtgtgtgtgtgtgtgtgtgtgtgtgtgtgtgtgtgtgtgtgtgtgtgtgtgtgtgtgtgtgtgtgtgtgtgtgtgtgtgtgtgtgtgtgtgtgtgtgtgtgtgtgtgtgtgtgtgtgtgtgtgtgtgtgtgtgtgtgtgtgtgtgtgtgtgtgtgtgtgtgtgtgtgtgtgtgtgtgtgtgtgtgtgtgtgtgtgtgtgtgtgtgtgtgtgtgtgtgtgtgtgtgtgtgtgtgtgtgtgtgtgtgtgtgtgtgtgtgtgtgtgtgtgtgtgtgtgtgtgtgtgtgtgtgtgtgtgtgtgtgtgtgtgtgtgtgtgtgtgtgtgtgtgtgtgtgtgtgtgtgtgtgtgtgtgtgtgtgtgtgtgtgtgtgtgtgtgtgtgtgtgtgtgtgtgtgtgtgtgtgtgtgtgtgtgtgtgtgtgtgtgtgtgtgtgtgtgtgtgtgtgtgtgtgtgtgtgtgtgtgtgtgtgtgtgtgtgtgtgtgtgtgtgtgtgtgtgtgtgtgtgtgtgtgtgtgtgtgtgtgtgtgtgtgtgtgtgtgtgtgtgtgtgtgtgtgtgtgtgtgtgtgtgtgtgtgtgtgtgtgtgtgtgtgtgtgtgtgtgtgtgtgtgtgtgtgtgtgtgtgtgtgtgtgtgtgtgtgtgtgtgtgtgtgtgtgtgtgtgtgtgtgtgtgtgtgtgtgtgtgtgtgtgtgtgtgtgtgtgtgtgtgtgtgtgtgtgtgtgtgtgtgtgtgtgtgtgtgtgtgtgtgtgtgtgtgtgtgtgtgtgtgtgtgtgtgtgtgtgtgtgtgtgtgtgtgtgtgtgtgtgtgtgtgtgtgtgtgtgtgtgtgtgtgtgtgtgtgtgtgtgtgtgtgtgtgtgtgtgtgtgtgtgtgtgtgtgtgtgtgtgtgtgtgtgtgtgtgtgtgtgtgtgtgtgtgtgtgtgtgtgtgtgtgtgtgtgtgtgtgtgtgtgtgtgtgtgtgtgtgtgtgtgtgtgtgtgtttgtttgtttttcgggaagtcggccaaggacgcacgatcccccctgcgatagtcgtgacgttgcctggccgactacggcaagcagttccatcatcatcaccaccaccaccaccgacctAGGGGGCACCACTATCCATCCATCCCTCGAGGTATCATATACAACAGTGTCCAATGCGAAACACCCGGAAACGTGCACCACGAACAAAGACTTTCATCATTTCTCCTCCTAGCATGCTGGATCGAAAAACAGGTTACAGCTGTTGATCTCTCACAGTCTGTGAGCATCGTCACGAATATAGCTGGCAAATGAGGTGAttatgaaaaaagaagatgaagaTGCGAAGTAACAGGATCGGTAGTTGTCCCACACCCGAAGTCGAAAACCGAGTTGCGCAAAAGACATTATAGATGCCTCCACCGCAGCCTCGTTACGCAAGGAACGTGTCCCAAATTCTGGGCCCCCATACGTCTCACGGACAGCGAGCCGCTGTTGTATTAGTCGCCATACAgtccagtggtttatccagacccccctaacaATGCCCCCAAAATGTTTCTCCTGTGTAGTATTGTTACAATGTAACTGTACCCCCAAAcgcagaaagttgggctagttggtgagacAGCCCCCCCCAAACCCTCAAACTTTTGCACCACCCGACCTCCCCCCACCCCAGGCTTGCGGTTCTGGATGAACCACTGCTGTAGTCTGTGAAGTAAACGCTCGTAGGTATTTTGCAGAGGCGTCAAAATAGAGATATGTGTCTCTGTCGGGATCAAAGTCAATATAGGCGGGATTTCAAGTGCGGACTATGTAGACGGACTCAGTAGTCCGTGCTTGATGTCTATGTTCCACGTACACAgggttcaaaaaaaaaaatccggatatttttaAGAAGATCCTCTCCAGTGAGCTTTTTACCCGGATATGTTTGGAGAATATATAGAggctagaaatgtgacacagagtaaaacAAATGTGCTTTGCTGTTCTCGATTTCTTCGTTCTCGACCACTCATAGGTTGTTTATGGAACTGCCCTTCCCAGCGACATTGTATCAATTTCTATTGTTTTCCGAAAAGTGGAGTTCCACGCACGCGTGGGTGAGTGGTGTGGATCctacacgcctggattagctgtcaACTTCACTTACACTTCAcaacaccctgttgtccacttcagttacagtgcctccagaaagcggaagaaagtctctccctgaataggcagaagtagaagaaagcgggtcaaagttaaatctgaaaagttaTAACTTAAAAaagttaagttaaaagttacaaagttaaaaagttaaaagctaatgttgcgcgtacctgGGCCTTTGCAAACagacaacaagaaaataaatcggaagttttccgtgtgacgttgaattcaGATTAAGTCCATTCTTTTCGAATGCACCTCCTGCTCTAGATCCGAAGTgagttatttgcgtgctgcactttcctgttggaaagaaaggcattactaataaagttcctttcagcaggaaagtgcagcacccgataacccgtcttgcgtggagtccaaggtGGTGCAATCcagtgcaagcgaaaagaatgcacctattATCTTTCACATCACTGCGGGAGAAAATCTCTATAAAAAATCCGGATAAAATAGTGTGGATAAAATCCaaaaaaatccaccggataaaaCCCATGTGGATTAAACCCAAACAACCCTGTACGTACACCACGtagcaagaagaagaagagaaagaatgCGAACCACCGTACGACCATCATTTcatttgaagaagaagaagaggaacgaCCGGAAGGGGTCTCCTTTCATGTCACTAACGCCACAAATGTTCGGAACAAGCCAATTTAAATCCAGTTCCGCTCAGGGAAAGACGAAAGCGACGGAGCAAGTCCCCTCCAAGCGCGCGGCAACGCCACCGCGTGATTCCATTTTGGCAGGCATGTCTTGAAGGCGACCCAAGTCCAATGCCCAGCAATCGTCGAGACCGACGGGCCTCGTACCCTGCTGGCCGACACGAGAGCAGCAGAAGCCCAAGGCAGGGACATCGCAAACGCCGCAAGGAGATTGACGACGACGCCGTGTCCTCCACCGTCGACCTCGTCTGGGATTCTACGCCTCGAAAGCACCATTACTCGCCCAGGACCATCAAGAAGCTTACGAGGCACAAGTCTACAGACGACCACTCAGACTCCGATCATTCTTCCGAAACTGGGGCGTCCGAAGGAACGACCACCCGTCCACTGCGAAAACGGCTCGCTGGAGCAATTCGAAGGCTTCCTTTTCTGCGGAGCGACTCTTCCTCGTCGTCTTCGTCTCCAAGGACGTCTGCAGATGTGCCAGCGCAAGGTGACCTCGACTTGGAGACCGACTATGGCAGTTCCAGGCCATCGTCTCCCGCTAAAGGAAGCTGGTATTGGAAGAACCAGGTGCCGTCGGGCACTTCGTCGACGAGTACAAGTGGGATGTTCAAGCGGCCCACAACTCCCAACAGTGTTTTTGCCGTTTTCAGCACTGCCATCGTACTTCTCTGTGCTGGTTCGCTGCTCTACCTCTACGTGAACTGGTCCAATGATCGCTTAGCCATGTCGCGGCACAAAATGCCTTCCCCTGAAAACATGTCCAAGAAGGACATTGATGGAGAGACACTGATGCCAACGAATGACCCGCAGCAAGCTCCTGGAATACTGGCCCCAGAACATACAACAACGCATCCCAAACCTTCAGTGACTGCGACAAAAATATCCGAGCGTTTCAATGGGACACTTCGTACATTATCGGACACGACAGAGCCCAACTCACCCTTATCTACAACGGGAAGCATCGTCAAAGAAAGCCTACGAGGTTCTTGTCTCAGCCGGTTCTGTCTGGCCCATTCCGCTTTCCTGAAGGGTTTTATTGACTGGTCCGTGGATCCGTGCGGTGACTTCTACGGTTTTGTGTGCCCAGTGGAGTGGCCGAGCCAGAGAGCAGTGTCTTCAGATGCGCGCTTGTCCGATCAAGTTGATCGTGTGCTCTATCGTTCGTTCCGGGATCGCATGGGTGTCGGGACTCGCGGTAAGGTTAAGGAGAAGGCTATAGCCCTCATCGAAGACTGTTGGAGGAAAACCGTACCAAAGTCTTCCCGACGAGAGTTCCGCGAGATCCTCGAAGACGTTGGGATTGGTCGCTGGCCCTTCAAGAACAACAAAGATCATGTCGATGTGTGGAAAGTGGCGGCTACCCTTATCCGTGATCTACAGCTCGACACGCTCATGTCGGTAGATGTTGAAGAGTACGTAACGAACGTGGTTGGCGTCGTTATCGTCATCAATGAACCCGACCTCCTGATTGGTCAGTACGGAACGAAGGACAAAAGGCTACCACGGTGGTACTATTCTGCCATTGTGTCCTGCTTCCAAATGTTTCGCGATTACGACTTCAATGCTACCGTAAGAGGCGTCAAAGAATTCTCGGAGAAACTGTCCGAGATCACCAGTTCTCGTGGTCAGGAAGACTTTTCCGCAAACCGCTTCCGCCTTGCAACAGTCGGTAGTTACGCTGTCTACAAGCCTCTTTTATCCTTCGTGTTCAGGGGTATCTTAACTGTTCGCGACAAGACCAAACTTCTCGTTAAGTCTGACCGCTACCTCCGGGCGCTGAAGTCTCTCCTTCAAATGACCAAGGCGTCAGACGTTCTCAACTACATGGGTTTTCGAGTTCTTTTGCACGTCTCTCCCTTCATGACTGAAGAATACCGTGAGTTCTACAACATTCGCATGCGCCAGGTCTCTGGGCAGAAGTACACCCGCTCCTGGCCGCGCTGGAAAAGGTGTCTCCGAGTTCTGGAACATATCTTCAAGGACCTCTACCTCTTCACGTACGCCCGTTACGTGGACGCGAAAgtagaagaaaacaaaattacTTCGTTTGCAACAGACGTCAAAGGACACGTCCTCACTGCCTTCGGCAATCTACCATGGATGGTGTCTCAAGACAAAGCCAAGTCCAAGAATCTTCTGGCTTCTCTGCAGATTCGTTTCTTTTACCCAAAGACAATTACCAAGTTCCAAGAAAATATGCGGTACGCCACATACATGCCTCCCATACCTGGGCGTCTGTTGTACACGTACAGGGAATACACTAAGAGGACCGTTGTAGACAGATTCAGCTCAGTCATCAATCGAAAGGGACCCCGCATCAACAGAATGTTCTGGAAGGGTTCAGTCTTCGCAACGTACCCTAGCTTCGACGTCATATCCCACACCATCTACGTACCCATGGCCATATTGGACCTTGCAGAGCTGAACAACGAAGACTCTTTCGCTGTGCAGGTACCTCGCATCTCGACTCGTATCATCATGTCGCTCCTTCAGGGTGTCCATCCTCGGAGCTACTCCTTCGGCAAAGTGGAATGGGCTCTCAACACCTCTCTTTCCGTTCAAAACATAGAACTGTGCCTTACGATGCAGTATCGGAACATCACCAACGAAATGGTGGCCGAGAAGCTGCGTGCGTCGCTAACAACAGAGTACAATTTCTTGGATAACGCGGCCGTGAAGCCGGCTTACGAAGTGTTCATGAAATACCTCAAGGACCACAATATTGGAGTGACCGACACGGGTGGATTGAGGAGCTTGACAACGGAGCATCTGTTCTACATTCTCTACGCTCATGGATTATGTGAAGAGGGCAACGCTGAGATGACTCGACAAGAATTCCAGGAGGACACATACAGCCAGCCACGGCTCAGGGTCAATATTCCCCTGCAGAACTCGAAGAGGTTCGCCAAGTTGTGGAACTGTACTTTAAATTCGCCGATGAACCCCGCGCGGAAATGTCCGTTGTGGAGTTCCGGTTCGTAGACAGTGGAAAGTGCGGCTTTTTTGTTTTATGGGGATCATGGGGAATAGTATGAACATTATCGGTTTGTACATAATGTGCCTGATATAATGTTGTTTTAAGTGTGCGAGTTCAGTTTGCTTTCATCAATGTCGGGAAGCGTATGGCTTTCACTTCCCAGGCGGAAGCAAGCTTACCGTCGTTTTATTCGTCCAGAATGAGAAGGTATTGTGTACCTGCTTACGTATTTGGTTTAAAATAAAATGGGGTTCAATCGAAGGAATGTATTTGATACGTTAAGCACCGCAGGGGACAAATCTGCCGGACGCCTGCGCTGTGTACGCGATATTAGATGGCTGGGCATTAAGCGCGGCCTCAGAGTTTGACGGCTTACCGTAATCTGCCAACGTTAATCTGCCTACACGGCGCAGAAATCCCAAAGCGCCACTTTGCGTGGCCCCATACCCGAACGCAGGCAATGCTACATGTCTAACGCCTTCACAAATCCTTTAACAGCTGCATTTCGTCGGATGATGattttctttcctgggaatggTGCATTTTCCCGCTCTTCGACGAACGTCAGGTGAAAATCCAAATCCTCGATCGCCTTTGGGATTTGAGCCGGCCGGATCGGATAGGGGATCAAACGGCGTGCCAAAGCGATTAAATTTTGCGACGCTTTTTTCCTCGTTGGGCTCTGTACTGTCTCGAGCCCAACACAACAATAACATGGAGAGGGAATCCAATTGGTACACCACAGGTGGAGGTGTACTTGGGCATCTCTCCAAGTGTAGCGAGCTCTTTTAGCACTACAACCACCCAGTGTAGTACcagcaccacctagatagacAGGCCAGATCAGGTTTGGTAGTACTAGCAGTCACAGACACagaaaaacacagaaaaaatggAATGTAGGTGAAGCCGACGCACACCTTCTAGTTTGCCGGAGCTATGCGGTGGCTTCGTAtgtcgcctgcagctccatttcttgtagGCGGTGGTACCCACAGAAAAGCGTTGAACGTGTGACACTCTTGGATGAATGTCACGTGATACTTTCGGTTTTGGGTCTCATGTTTTTGAGGCCAGGTTTAGAAGCGGCCTGCGATGACGCGTTctttgggaaaaacaagagggCTTTCTTCGCTTTCCTTTGCTTTCTTGGGGAGAACAGCCTACAGCTATACAGCATGGCCTGGCAGCTTACAAAAAGTGAAGGGACGTGAGTCGAGCATGCTTAGGGTAGCTTCCAGTCTTTCTCGCAAACCTAGTCGAGATTTAGCCAATCGCTGCAGATGATTTCAAACACAGACTTACTGTGGCTACTACTGGCCGTGCATGCGGCTGAAAGCGGCTCGTCTGCATAGCTATGGCCACCGAAAGCACGGGCCGGATTGGCGGATTCGTAATGACTACGTCACATCATTTAACTATACGtgcctacgtgaggccgacaacggcaagccctttcaccacacaccaccaccaccaccatttaaCTATAGGTGGCGTTGATCAAACTCGACAAGAGACAATGGTCAACGTTTCCTGAGTATAGACACGTCAGATTAGTGTGTCGACTATGCGACAGACGGTCTCTCTATTCTATAACTATCTTAATCTATTTTATCTTCGTGTGTCTTATGTGCCGCAACGGTTGCCACGCATTATAAACTTGCATACCTTATATTTCATGCTGCACTGTTCATATGAAcgaacaactttattacgaggCTTTATATACGTAAACGATGGCTGGCGTCTCGCGACACTCAAATGGTACCATTGTGATTATCAAATTACTCTGTCACTTCCTCTCAAGCACCGACTTTATTGTACGATGAGAAAGCTGACGTTGGCAACGTGGTCTTATTTCGACTTATTTCAATTACAGGCTACGGCGGTGgcattcaccaccaccacagtacGGTACGCCCTCCTTCCAGCGACTACGGCAGCCATTTCCCTCTTTCTCACCATCATCACCGGCGGAAACGGCGTCACCGCACAATCTTTACGGAAGAACAGTTGGCGCAACTGGAGACCGCTTTCCTTCGGACTCACTACCCCGATGTTGGTCTCAGAGAAGAGCTCGCCCTCAGGGTAGACCTCAAGGAGGAGCGCGTCGAGGTACGATAATCGGTCACTTATTTCTCAGACAAGGGATcagttcattcattcattcattcattcattcattcgggAGAGTGTATTCGTACAtgcttaaaacagaacttcaccatatagcaagCTGAAGATCAAtcattgcgcagaatgataccgCGTTATCACTCCTGCGTTTGCGGACAGCCCGGGACGTACGCCTATTTGTGACACTAAACATGACTGcattaagtgtcacaaaacggaGCACGCCCTTCGCTTTCGACGAATCATAAGAGAGACCGCTCATTTGTCATTTGGGATTATGGTCGGCTGGGagcgtgtcatgcggtgaagctcggttttaagagtgcagcttcAAACACATTACTATACGTACACTATTACATGCTACTACGCACTCTATTAATTCGTACTATTCAGCGTTAAACCACCGTTGATAATTCTGTCTTGTGAGGTCGTAACATTGACGTTGAGGTTCGGAGATATTTAGCATCGGGATGTAACGTGGCATTTACTGAGTTGGCACTTTTGAATGAAGTTGAAGACGAAGTTGAATGAATG contains:
- the LOC135398147 gene encoding neprilysin-21-like, whose product is MPSNRRDRRASYPAGRHESSRSPRQGHRKRRKEIDDDAVSSTVDLVWDSTPRKHHYSPRTIKKLTRHKSTDDHSDSDHSSETGASEGTTTRPLRKRLAGAIRRLPFLRSDSSSSSSSPRTSADVPAQGDLDLETDYGSSRPSSPAKGSWYWKNQVPSGTSSTSTSGMFKRPTTPNSVFAVFSTAIVLLCAGSLLYLYVNWSNDRLAMSRHKMPSPENMSKKDIDGETLMPTNDPQQAPGILAPEHTTTHPKPSVTATKISERFNGTLRTLSDTTEPNSPLSTTGSIVKESLRGSCLSRFCLAHSAFLKGFIDWSVDPCGDFYGFVCPVEWPSQRAVSSDARLSDQVDRVLYRSFRDRMGVGTRGKVKEKAIALIEDCWRKTVPKSSRREFREILEDVGIGRWPFKNNKDHVDVWKVAATLIRDLQLDTLMSVDVEEYVTNVVGVVIVINEPDLLIGQYGTKDKRLPRWYYSAIVSCFQMFRDYDFNATVRGVKEFSEKLSEITSSRGQEDFSANRFRLATVGSYAVYKPLLSFVFRGILTVRDKTKLLVKSDRYLRALKSLLQMTKASDVLNYMGFRVLLHVSPFMTEEYREFYNIRMRQVSGQKYTRSWPRWKRCLRVLEHIFKDLYLFTYARYVDAKVEENKITSFATDVKGHVLTAFGNLPWMVSQDKAKSKNLLASLQIRFFYPKTITKFQENMRYATYMPPIPGRLLYTYREYTKRTVVDRFSSVINRKGPRINRMFWKGSVFATYPSFDVISHTIYVPMAILDLAELNNEDSFAVQVPRISTRIIMSLLQGVHPRSYSFGKVEWALNTSLSVQNIELCLTMQYRNITNEMVAEKLRASLTTEYNFLDNAAVKPAYEVFMKYLKDHNIGVTDTGGLRSLTTEHLFYILYAHGLCEEGNAEMTRQEFQEDTYSQPRLRVNIPLQNSKRFAKLWNCTLNSPMNPARKCPLWSSGS